A genomic region of Solanum dulcamara chromosome 2, daSolDulc1.2, whole genome shotgun sequence contains the following coding sequences:
- the LOC129877857 gene encoding uncharacterized protein LOC129877857, protein MRTLCPNLHNEDGLETVLEVPIPEEMFVNSSNKHKSWQNMKTWIKNHSSNNHHDITTNHGAVSVIGGRNAEIQLLLGVVAAPLIPHPIKCNNQSLNKNINDHPIEASMAKYLVQQYIAAAGGEHALNSINSMYAMGKVKMMASEFIEGDGLGLNNGKVMKIKTAKNGAGEMGGFVLWQKRPDLWSIELVVSGCKISAGSNGNLSWRQTPWHHSHASRGPARPLRRSLQGLDPRSTADMFSDSICIGEKTVHGEDCFVLKFEAESSSLKARSSSNVEIMRHTVWGYFSQRRGLLVQLEDSHLLRLKSPKDDVFWETTMESLIQDYRTTDGVNIAYAGKTCVSLFRFGENSEGHTRTRMEEVWTIEEVDFNIKGLSLDCFLPPSDLKKEDDQEIISDDDDDINKNSRLESKIIIHHPNNPRFITAVKGAAKIVAIDEDSEH, encoded by the exons ATGAGAACGTTGTGTCCCAATTTGCATAATGAAGATGGTCTAGAAACAGTTCTTGAAGTACCAATTCCAGAAGAAATGTTTGTTAATTCATCAAATAAACATAAGTCATGGCAAAATATGAAAACTTGGATAAAAAATCATAGTAGTAATAATCATCATGATATTACTACTAATCATGGTGCTGTTTCAGTTATTGGTGGAAGAAATGCTGAGATTCAACTATTGCTTGGTGTTGTTGCTGCTCCTTTAATTCCTCATCCTATTAAATGCAACAATCAATCTCTTAACAAAAACATTAATGATCATCCCATT GAGGCTTCAATGGCAAAATATCTAGTGCAACAATACATAGCTGCCGCGGGAGGAGAACATGCTTTGAAttcaattaatagtatgtacGCGATGGGGAAGGTGAAGATGATGGCGTCTGAATTTATTGAAGGAGATGGTCTTGGATTGAACAATGGCAAAGTAATGAAGATCAAGACCGCGAAAAATGGGGCAGGGGAAATGGGAGGATTCGTGTTGTGGCAAAAAAGACCTGATCTTTGGAGCATAGAGCTTGTAGTTTCAGGATGTAAAATCAGTGCTGGAAGTAATGGTAACCTGTCTTGGAGGCAAACTCCATGGCATCATTCTCACGCGTCTCGTGGTCCTGCTAGGCCTCTTCGTCGTTCCTTACAG GGTCTTGATCCAAGGTCTACTGCTGATATGTTTTCTGATTCGATCTGCATAGGCGAAAAAACAGTGCATGGTGAAGATTGTTTTGTACTAAAGTTTGAAGCAGAATCCTCATCTCTAAAGGCAAGAAGCAGTAGCAATGTTGAAATTATGAGACATACTGTTTGGGGCTATTTTAGCCAAAGAAGAGGACTATTAGTCCAACTTGAAGATTCACATCTTCTAAGACTAAAATCCCCCAAAGATGATGTCTTTTGGGAAACAACAATGGAATCATTGATCCAAGATTATCGAACGACTGATGGTGTTAACATTGCATATGCTGGGAAGACATGTGTTTCTTTATTCAGATTCGGCGAAAATTCAGAAGGACACACAAGGACTAGGATGGAAGAAGTTTGGACAATTGAAGAAGTTGATTTTAACATAAAGGGACTATCTTTAGATTGTTTTTTGCCACCTAGTGACTTGAAGAAAGAAGATGATCAAGAAATTATaagtgatgatgatgatgatataaaCAAGAATTCAAGGCTTGAATCCAAGATTATTATTCATCATCCTAATAATCCTAGATTTATAACTGCTGTGAAAGGTGCTGCCAAAATTGTGGCTATTGATGAAGATTCAGAACACTAG
- the LOC129873480 gene encoding 7-deoxyloganetic acid glucosyl transferase-like translates to MDEQQSLPPHVLIFPLPLQGPVNSMFKLAQLLCFSGLHITLLLTENIYNRLVLHTDITSILDQFPGFQIKTISDGLPEDHPREGGKFLEVFNSLKTNTKTLFKDMLTSDFLCSDHDGKKRRVSCIIADGVLGFTCDVANEICVPIFYVRTISPCCLWIFFCLPQLIESGEYPFKDDNLDEPITSVPGAETFLRRRDLPGFCRSSDLNDSTFQLFKTEGQENSRAYGLILNTFEELDELILNQIRTICPNLYPIGPLHANLKRKLTTLRPSSNSLWAEDRTCIDWLNNQLPNSVIYVSFGSIATMTIDQLIEFWYGLVNSRQFFLWVIRPDSIAGGDWKSMIPLDLTAGTKERGYIVEWAPQEEVLAHHAIGGFWTHCGWNSILESIYEGKPMICWPYFFDQQVNSRFVEKVWGLGLDMKDTCDRKIVEKMVKDLMVLRKEEFLERANHMSKLAKNCLMEGGSSYCNFERLVKDIKSFK, encoded by the exons ATGGATGAACAACAATCACTTCCTCCTCATGTACTCATTTTCCCTTTACCTTTACAAGGCCCTGTAAACTCTATGTTCAAACTTGCTCAACTCCTCTGTTTTTCAGGCTTACATATCACCCTTCTCCTCACTGAAAACATCTACAATCGTCTTGTTCTTCACACAGATATAACTTCAATACTTGATCAATTTCCTGGTTTTCAAATCAAGACGATTTCGGATGGTCTTCCTGAAGATCACCCTCGCGAGGGAGGAAAATTTTTGGAGGTCTTTAACTCATTGAAGACTAATACAAAGACTCTGTTTAAAGATATGTTGACTTCAGATTTCCTCTGTTCTGATCATGATGGGAAAAAAAGACGAGTTAGTTGTATTATAGCTGATGGAGTTTTGGGATTTACTTGTGATGTTGCCAATGAGATTTGTGTACCTATTTTTTATGTTCGAACTATTAGTCCATGTTGTCTTTGGATCTTCTTTTGCCTTCCTCAACTCATTGAATCTGGAGAATATCCTTTCAAAG ATGATAACTTGGATGAACCAATTACAAGTGTTCCCGGAGCTGAAACTTTTCTCCGGCGACGTGATCTACCGGGATTTTGCCGCTCCAGCGATCTAAACGATTCAACTTTCCAACTCTTCAAAACAGAGGGTCAAGAAAATTCACGAGCTTATGGCTTAATACTCAACACATTTGAAGAACTCGATGAATTAATTCTCAATCAAATCCGAACAATTTGCCCAAATCTCTACCCAATTGGACCGCTCCACGCAAATTTAAAGAGGAAACTAACTACATTACGACCATCATCAAACAGTTTGTGGGCTGAAGACAGAACTTGCATCGATTGGCTAAACAATCAGCTACCCAATTCAGTAATTTATGTGAGTTTTGGGAGTATCGCAACGATGACGATCGATCAATTGATCGAATTTTGGTACGGATTGGTTAACAGTAGGCAATTTTTTTTATGGGTAATCCGACCGGATTCCATCGCCGGTGGAGATTGGAAATCCATGATTCCGCTGGATTTAACAGCGGGTACGAAAGAAAGGGGATATATCGTAGAATGGGCTCCACAAGAAGAAGTATTGGCACATCATGCGATAGGCGGATTTTGGACTCACTGTGGATGGAATTCGATTTTGGAGAGTATTTACGAGGGAAAGCCTATGATTTGTTGGCCTTATTTTTTTGACCAACAAGTGAATAGCAGATTTGTTGAAAAAGTTTGGGGACTTGGGCTTGACATGAAGGATACATGTGATAGAAAAATTGTAGAGAAAATGGTGAAGGATTTGATGGTATTGAGAAAAGAAGAATTCTTAGAAAGAGCAAATCATATGTCTAAATTAGCTAAAAATTGTTTGATGGAAGGTGGATCATCTTATTGTAATTTTGAACGTCTTGTGAAGGATATTAAATCTTTTAAGtga